Proteins encoded within one genomic window of Bombus vancouverensis nearcticus chromosome 4, iyBomVanc1_principal, whole genome shotgun sequence:
- the GlcT gene encoding ceramide glucosyltransferase isoform X2: MNSMIYTLYGFAIFFMIFWSVMWIVHVLALIAGHWKLHRKVTQVPTYETPLPGVSIIKPLMGVDPNLFSNLETFFTMQYPRYELLFCVEDDSDPVLMLVRKLIEKYPEVDARLFIGGCNVGVNPKINNMQPAYEAAKHEYVLISDSGIKMKEDTLLDMVNYMTDNVALVHQMPFTCDREGFAAAYEKIFFGTVQSRMYLAADLLRINCHTGMSALLRKAPLDEVGGLKTFGVYLAEDFFYAKSLTDRGWRITVSSQPALQNSGHCELHSFQARLRRWAKLRVAMLPTTIVLEPLSECLVLGACASWAASVLFEWDSLVFYLVHILLWFMFDWTLLSVVQNGPLPFNKLEFVCGWLLSEITRPYLFLQAVLDPLIQWRSRVYKLRI; this comes from the coding sequence ATGAACTCCATGATATATACCTTGTACGGCTTCGCTATATTTTTCATGATATTCTGGTCGGTAATGTGGATCGTTCATGTACTGGCACTGATAGCCGGTCACTGGAAGCTGCACCGTAAAGTCACTCAAGTACCAACCTACGAAACGCCCTTACCCGGTGTGTCGATCATAAAGCCTCTGATGGGCGTTGATCCGAATCTGTTCAGCAATTTAGAGACATTCTTTACGATGCAATATCCCCGTTACGAGTTACTGTTCTGCGTGGAAGACGACTCGGATCCGGTGTTGATGTTAGTACGTAAACTGATCGAAAAGTATCCAGAAGTGGATGCGAGACTTTTCATCGGCGGTTGTAACGTGGGCGTGAATCCAAAGATCAACAATATGCAACCAGCGTACGAGGCGGCTAAACACGAGTATGTACTGATTAGTGACAGTGGTATCAAGATGAAGGAGGACACGCTGTTGGACATGGTTAATTACATGACCGACAATGTTGCGTTAGTGCATCAGATGCCGTTTACCTGTGATCGCGAAGGTTTTGCCGCGGCATACGAGAAAATCTTCTTCGGTACTGTACAGTCGCGTATGTACCTAGCCGCTGATTTACTTAGGATCAATTGTCACACAGGGATGTCAGCGTTGCTGAGAAAAGCTCCTCTCGATGAGGTCGGCGGTTTAAAGACGTTCGGTGTGTATTTAGCCGAAGATTTTTTCTACGCAAAGTCACTGACCGACCGTGGTTGGCGAATCACTGTGTCCTCGCAGCCGGCGTTGCAGAATAGCGGTCACTGCGAGCTGCATTCGTTCCAGGCGAGATTACGAAGGTGGGCGAAGCTCAGGGTGGCTATGTTGCCTACCACGATCGTTCTCGAACCGCTTAGCGAGTGTTTAGTGTTAGGTGCCTGTGCTTCCTGGGCGGCCAGCGTACTCTTCGAGTGGGACTCCCTTGTTTTCTATTTGGTACACATACTATTGTGGTTCATGTTCGACTGGACGCTATTGAGCGTCGTCCAGAACGGTCCGTTGCCGTTCAACAAGTTAGAATTCGTATGCGGATGGTTACTCAGCGAGATCACAAGGCCTTATCTTTTCCTTCAGGCAGTTCTAGATCCTCTGATACAGTGGCGGTCGCGTGTCTACAAACTCAG
- the GlcT gene encoding ceramide glucosyltransferase isoform X1: MNSMIYTLYGFAIFFMIFWSVMWIVHVLALIAGHWKLHRKVTQVPTYETPLPGVSIIKPLMGVDPNLFSNLETFFTMQYPRYELLFCVEDDSDPVLMLVRKLIEKYPEVDARLFIGGCNVGVNPKINNMQPAYEAAKHEYVLISDSGIKMKEDTLLDMVNYMTDNVALVHQMPFTCDREGFAAAYEKIFFGTVQSRMYLAADLLRINCHTGMSALLRKAPLDEVGGLKTFGVYLAEDFFYAKSLTDRGWRITVSSQPALQNSGHCELHSFQARLRRWAKLRVAMLPTTIVLEPLSECLVLGACASWAASVLFEWDSLVFYLVHILLWFMFDWTLLSVVQNGPLPFNKLEFVCGWLLSEITRPYLFLQAVLDPLIQWRSRVYKLRWGGVAEEVKAKVKY, encoded by the coding sequence ATGAACTCCATGATATATACCTTGTACGGCTTCGCTATATTTTTCATGATATTCTGGTCGGTAATGTGGATCGTTCATGTACTGGCACTGATAGCCGGTCACTGGAAGCTGCACCGTAAAGTCACTCAAGTACCAACCTACGAAACGCCCTTACCCGGTGTGTCGATCATAAAGCCTCTGATGGGCGTTGATCCGAATCTGTTCAGCAATTTAGAGACATTCTTTACGATGCAATATCCCCGTTACGAGTTACTGTTCTGCGTGGAAGACGACTCGGATCCGGTGTTGATGTTAGTACGTAAACTGATCGAAAAGTATCCAGAAGTGGATGCGAGACTTTTCATCGGCGGTTGTAACGTGGGCGTGAATCCAAAGATCAACAATATGCAACCAGCGTACGAGGCGGCTAAACACGAGTATGTACTGATTAGTGACAGTGGTATCAAGATGAAGGAGGACACGCTGTTGGACATGGTTAATTACATGACCGACAATGTTGCGTTAGTGCATCAGATGCCGTTTACCTGTGATCGCGAAGGTTTTGCCGCGGCATACGAGAAAATCTTCTTCGGTACTGTACAGTCGCGTATGTACCTAGCCGCTGATTTACTTAGGATCAATTGTCACACAGGGATGTCAGCGTTGCTGAGAAAAGCTCCTCTCGATGAGGTCGGCGGTTTAAAGACGTTCGGTGTGTATTTAGCCGAAGATTTTTTCTACGCAAAGTCACTGACCGACCGTGGTTGGCGAATCACTGTGTCCTCGCAGCCGGCGTTGCAGAATAGCGGTCACTGCGAGCTGCATTCGTTCCAGGCGAGATTACGAAGGTGGGCGAAGCTCAGGGTGGCTATGTTGCCTACCACGATCGTTCTCGAACCGCTTAGCGAGTGTTTAGTGTTAGGTGCCTGTGCTTCCTGGGCGGCCAGCGTACTCTTCGAGTGGGACTCCCTTGTTTTCTATTTGGTACACATACTATTGTGGTTCATGTTCGACTGGACGCTATTGAGCGTCGTCCAGAACGGTCCGTTGCCGTTCAACAAGTTAGAATTCGTATGCGGATGGTTACTCAGCGAGATCACAAGGCCTTATCTTTTCCTTCAGGCAGTTCTAGATCCTCTGATACAGTGGCGGTCGCGTGTCTACAAACTCAGGTGGGGTGGAGTCGCGGAAGAGGTTAAGGCAAAAGTCAAATATTAA